Proteins encoded together in one Streptomyces umbrinus window:
- a CDS encoding GNAT family N-acetyltransferase gives MEPVTLTSERLLLRIVGPHDTDAVYDAVQDPDIQRWTTIPSPYLPEHATAFTEQLVPDGWVDCSMFTFGVFLPISGELAGMLAITMRSLGVGEIGFWATKEHRGNGYITEAALTASRWAFTQLAIDRVEWRAEVGNTGSRAVAERAGFTIEGTLRSGINNKGVRRDCWIGSLLPSDLGLPSTAPYLPTPRQS, from the coding sequence ATGGAACCCGTCACACTGACCTCCGAACGGCTCCTGCTGCGCATCGTGGGACCGCACGACACTGACGCCGTGTACGACGCCGTCCAGGATCCCGACATCCAGCGCTGGACCACGATCCCGTCGCCCTATCTGCCCGAGCACGCCACGGCCTTCACCGAGCAGCTGGTGCCCGACGGGTGGGTGGACTGCTCGATGTTCACCTTCGGTGTCTTCCTGCCGATCAGCGGTGAACTCGCCGGCATGCTCGCCATCACGATGCGCTCCCTGGGGGTCGGCGAGATCGGTTTCTGGGCGACGAAGGAACACCGGGGCAACGGCTACATCACCGAGGCCGCCCTCACCGCCTCCCGTTGGGCCTTCACTCAGCTGGCGATCGACCGCGTCGAGTGGCGGGCCGAGGTCGGCAACACGGGCTCCCGCGCGGTCGCCGAACGCGCCGGCTTCACCATCGAGGGCACCCTTCGTTCCGGCATCAACAACAAGGGCGTACGCCGCGACTGCTGGATCGGATCCCTGCTCCCGTCGGACCTGGGCCTGCCGTCGACAGCGCCCTACCTGCCCACTCCACGACAGAGCTGA
- a CDS encoding winged helix-turn-helix domain-containing protein codes for MTSLPRPTAELSADEARRIALRAQGFLGAPDRRGGVRGVLRHLGAVQLDTISVLARSHELIPYARLGAVGRKTVDGAYWTPASDGTAPPNPHAFEYWSHAACILPVEEWPHFAFRRRAYRARPHWNHDLPDGTYDQVIKQLRTEGPLTATDLGGAKKTSEWWDWSGTKVAVERALMYGEVVCTERRGWKRVYDLAERAIPGDLLHDELDDAECLRRLVRLAGQSLGVGTRADIADYHRLKGEQVDAVLADSGLVPVTVEGWSKPAWADPAALETPPRGRHRTTLLSPFDSLVWERARTERIFGFTHRLEAYVPKPKRIYGYFAMPVLAGGHLVGRVDPAREGATLVAKQVTLDSPKAVPAVAQALLEAATWVDCTNVRVERANTPALREALTTELSRTLG; via the coding sequence ATGACGAGTCTGCCGCGCCCCACCGCCGAACTCTCCGCCGACGAGGCCCGCCGAATCGCCCTGCGCGCCCAGGGTTTCCTGGGCGCCCCCGACCGCAGGGGCGGCGTCCGAGGCGTACTGCGACACCTGGGCGCGGTCCAGCTCGACACGATCTCCGTCCTGGCCCGCTCCCACGAACTCATCCCGTACGCCCGCCTCGGCGCGGTCGGCCGCAAGACGGTGGACGGCGCCTACTGGACGCCCGCGTCCGACGGCACGGCTCCGCCGAACCCGCACGCCTTCGAGTACTGGTCGCACGCCGCCTGCATCCTCCCCGTCGAGGAGTGGCCGCACTTCGCGTTCCGCCGCCGCGCCTACCGCGCCCGCCCGCACTGGAACCACGACCTGCCGGACGGCACGTACGACCAGGTCATCAAGCAGCTGAGGACCGAAGGCCCGCTCACGGCCACCGACTTGGGCGGCGCGAAGAAGACCAGCGAGTGGTGGGACTGGTCGGGCACGAAGGTCGCCGTCGAGCGCGCCCTGATGTACGGCGAGGTGGTGTGCACGGAGCGCAGAGGATGGAAGCGGGTGTACGACCTGGCCGAGCGCGCCATCCCGGGTGACCTGCTCCACGACGAGCTGGACGACGCGGAGTGCCTGCGCCGTCTGGTCCGGCTCGCGGGCCAGTCCCTGGGCGTCGGCACGCGCGCGGACATCGCCGACTACCACCGCCTCAAGGGCGAGCAGGTCGACGCGGTGCTCGCGGACTCCGGTCTGGTCCCGGTCACGGTGGAGGGCTGGTCCAAGCCCGCCTGGGCGGATCCCGCGGCCCTGGAGACGCCTCCGCGGGGCCGCCACCGCACGACGCTCCTGTCGCCGTTCGACTCCCTGGTCTGGGAGCGGGCCCGCACGGAGCGCATCTTCGGCTTCACCCACCGCCTGGAGGCCTACGTCCCCAAGCCGAAGCGGATCTACGGCTACTTCGCCATGCCGGTCCTCGCCGGCGGCCACCTGGTCGGCCGCGTCGACCCGGCCCGCGAGGGCGCCACGCTGGTCGCCAAGCAGGTCACCCTCGACAGCCCCAAGGCCGTACCGGCAGTGGCCCAGGCCCTCCTGGAGGCAGCCACCTGGGTCGACTGCACGAACGTACGGGTGGAGCGAGCGAACACTCCGGCCCTGCGAGAAGCCCTGACAACGGAGCTGAGCCGAACGCTGGGTTAG
- a CDS encoding DUF6912 family protein has product MRVYVPLTLSGLAEAYKTGELGSGPFVAYAVTPALREWYLSDDIEELEYAALNRAALASLRLVALDPGAPRRRVVVAVDVPDGAAVADPDRGLDPSALGEVRVGGAVALAKAAAVHLDSDEAEADVTAAVDVLGAADRGDDDAQFVVDGAEDHELLWFATQEIPNLVGLGD; this is encoded by the coding sequence ATGCGCGTCTACGTCCCCCTGACCCTCTCCGGTCTCGCCGAGGCGTACAAGACGGGTGAGCTGGGGTCGGGGCCCTTCGTCGCGTACGCCGTCACGCCCGCGCTGCGGGAGTGGTATCTGTCCGACGACATCGAGGAACTGGAGTACGCGGCGCTGAACCGGGCCGCGCTCGCCTCCCTCAGGCTGGTCGCGCTCGACCCCGGAGCCCCGCGGCGGCGGGTCGTCGTCGCCGTGGACGTGCCGGACGGGGCCGCGGTCGCCGATCCCGACCGGGGGCTCGACCCCTCGGCGCTCGGCGAGGTGCGGGTCGGCGGGGCCGTGGCGCTGGCCAAGGCGGCGGCCGTGCACCTGGACTCGGACGAGGCCGAGGCGGACGTGACGGCGGCCGTGGACGTGCTGGGCGCGGCCGACCGGGGTGATGACGACGCGCAGTTCGTCGTGGACGGGGCCGAGGACCACGAGCTGCTGTGGTTCGCCACGCAGGAGATTCCGAACCTGGTGGGGCTGGGCGACTGA
- a CDS encoding Rv3235 family protein, with amino-acid sequence MNKVMTRTKRTTGAPGTRPPVRHDTRRPGGGSPRTTPGGGSPRTRRAGTAPSTATTPSTVPTASPVPSGAPPRRTSTAPAESLPGAPRQPRPTDLFADRLVAVLSGQRPVHCMLRHTAGRAYDELAWLAERGPLRARGTRPVVRDIGYYVPRPGAVEAFARIGAGDQLRAMAFRLEQGPDLRWRCTAVELGGTRMPRTPED; translated from the coding sequence GTGAACAAGGTGATGACCAGGACGAAGCGCACCACGGGCGCCCCGGGCACCCGCCCGCCCGTACGCCACGACACGCGCCGCCCGGGCGGCGGCTCACCGCGTACGACCCCCGGCGGCGGCTCACCGCGTACGAGGCGGGCGGGCACCGCCCCGAGCACTGCCACCACCCCGAGCACCGTCCCGACCGCCTCGCCGGTCCCCTCCGGAGCCCCGCCCCGGAGGACCTCCACAGCCCCCGCTGAGAGCCTTCCGGGTGCACCCCGGCAGCCTCGCCCCACCGACCTGTTCGCCGACCGTCTCGTGGCCGTTCTGAGTGGTCAGCGCCCCGTCCACTGCATGCTCCGGCACACCGCGGGACGCGCGTACGACGAACTGGCCTGGCTCGCCGAACGCGGCCCCCTCCGGGCCCGCGGCACCCGCCCCGTAGTCCGCGACATCGGCTACTACGTCCCCCGCCCGGGCGCCGTCGAGGCCTTCGCCCGCATCGGAGCGGGCGACCAGCTCCGTGCCATGGCATTCCGCCTGGAACAGGGCCCCGACCTCCGCTGGCGCTGCACAGCAGTAGAATTGGGCGGCACCCGCATGCCACGCACACCCGAGGACTGA
- a CDS encoding LpqB family beta-propeller domain-containing protein, whose amino-acid sequence MGADRDRGGRRRPVRLMTYGVCGAVLLTGCASMPDGGDLRGVEASQRPDPQVRVFAMPPRENAQPEEIVQGFLEALTSDDPGFETARKYLTGEASKEWRPNQSTTVLADGPNTAAEHSGSREATGDYVYSLTGTRVAKVDSQFAYEPAAGTYSELVHLAKYKEKDGTRQWRIDELPQGLVMGKSDFQRNYLSVNKYYFASNTSGRSDDQLGAVADPVYVREQVDPVTQMVRSLLKGPTSWLKPVVRSSFPTGTALKKGVKTLAPDDQNRLTVPLNDKADRIGQSVCMEMAAQLLFTLQDLTPTGIDEVELQRSDGTQSCALGANKAEIYVAHGPAKRAEYEYFIDGEKRLVRIASTGSEQAPEPVPGALGDGDKALRAAAVSRDEDTAAGVSLDGRSLYVGSLASGGSLGEPVLRSKAKSEDDGLTTPSWDASGDLWVADRDPKSSELLLLAKGAGEPLVVTTPSLEGRIEAVRVAADGVRIALIVRKDDRTTLLMGRIERQNGSDGKPSVSIHELRSVAPQLEEVTAMSWAGDSRLVVVGREARVVQQIQYVQVDGSTPVGPAPAALTGVKEIAASEDERLPLVAHSEDGIVRLSSGAQWQTVVKKGMAPVYPG is encoded by the coding sequence GTGGGCGCTGACCGCGATCGGGGCGGCCGTCGGCGTCCGGTGCGTCTGATGACGTACGGCGTCTGCGGGGCCGTACTGCTGACCGGATGCGCCTCGATGCCGGACGGCGGGGACCTGCGCGGGGTCGAGGCCTCGCAGCGGCCCGACCCGCAGGTCCGGGTCTTCGCCATGCCGCCGCGGGAGAACGCGCAGCCCGAGGAGATCGTGCAGGGCTTCCTGGAGGCGCTGACCAGCGACGATCCGGGGTTCGAGACGGCACGCAAGTACCTGACGGGCGAGGCGTCCAAGGAGTGGCGTCCGAACCAGTCGACGACGGTGCTCGCGGACGGGCCGAACACCGCGGCGGAGCACAGCGGCAGCCGGGAGGCGACCGGCGACTACGTGTACTCGCTGACCGGCACCAGGGTCGCCAAGGTGGACTCGCAGTTCGCGTACGAACCCGCCGCGGGAACGTACAGCGAGCTCGTGCACCTCGCGAAGTACAAGGAGAAGGACGGCACCAGGCAGTGGCGCATCGACGAGCTGCCGCAGGGCCTGGTGATGGGCAAGTCCGACTTCCAGCGCAATTACCTGTCCGTCAACAAGTACTACTTCGCGTCGAACACGTCGGGCAGGTCGGACGATCAGCTCGGGGCGGTCGCCGACCCCGTCTACGTGCGCGAGCAGGTGGACCCGGTGACGCAGATGGTCCGCTCGCTCCTGAAGGGGCCGACGAGCTGGCTCAAGCCGGTCGTCAGGTCCAGCTTCCCCACCGGTACGGCGCTGAAGAAGGGCGTCAAGACGCTCGCGCCCGACGACCAGAACCGACTGACGGTGCCGCTGAACGACAAGGCCGACCGGATCGGCCAGTCCGTGTGCATGGAGATGGCGGCCCAGCTCCTGTTCACCCTCCAGGACCTGACGCCCACGGGTATCGACGAGGTGGAGCTGCAGCGTTCGGACGGCACGCAGTCGTGTGCGCTCGGAGCGAACAAGGCCGAGATCTACGTCGCCCACGGCCCGGCGAAGCGCGCGGAGTACGAGTACTTCATCGACGGTGAGAAGCGGCTTGTCCGGATAGCGAGCACGGGCAGCGAGCAGGCGCCCGAGCCGGTGCCGGGTGCGCTCGGCGACGGCGACAAGGCACTGCGGGCGGCCGCGGTCTCGCGGGACGAGGACACTGCCGCCGGGGTGTCGCTCGACGGGCGCTCGCTGTACGTCGGGTCGCTCGCGTCGGGCGGTTCGCTCGGGGAGCCCGTGCTGCGCAGCAAGGCCAAGTCGGAGGACGACGGGCTGACGACGCCCAGTTGGGACGCGAGCGGGGACCTGTGGGTGGCCGACCGTGACCCGAAGAGCTCCGAACTGCTGCTGCTCGCGAAGGGCGCGGGTGAGCCTCTGGTGGTCACGACGCCCAGCCTCGAAGGGCGGATCGAGGCGGTGCGGGTGGCCGCGGACGGGGTGCGGATCGCGCTGATCGTGCGGAAGGACGACAGGACGACCCTGCTCATGGGGCGGATCGAGCGGCAGAACGGATCGGACGGGAAGCCGTCCGTCTCCATCCACGAACTGCGGTCCGTCGCACCGCAGTTGGAAGAGGTCACCGCCATGTCCTGGGCCGGCGACAGCCGGCTGGTCGTGGTCGGACGCGAGGCCCGGGTCGTGCAGCAGATCCAGTACGTCCAGGTCGACGGCTCCACACCGGTCGGCCCGGCACCCGCCGCGCTCACCGGCGTGAAGGAGATCGCCGCCTCCGAGGACGAGCGGCTGCCCCTGGTGGCCCACTCGGAGGACGGGATCGTGCGGCTCTCGTCCGGGGCCCAGTGGCAGACGGTGGTCAAGAAGGGGATGGCGCCGGTCTATCCGGGGTGA
- a CDS encoding HAD family hydrolase, giving the protein MGMHGAAHIVWDWNGTLFHDNTAIIGATNAAFAELGMEPITLERYRELYCVPVPKFYERLIGRLPTDEEWEVMDVTFHRYYTEHRVGCGLTDGVPGLLAEWASAGRSQSILSMYGHDELVPLVRGFGIEAHFIRVDGRTGPSGGSKAEHMVRHVGALAGVEPARTVVIGDAADDAVAALHVGARAVLYTGGSHSRASLEGVGVPVVDSLEEAVAEAERLAA; this is encoded by the coding sequence ATGGGGATGCACGGAGCGGCACACATTGTCTGGGACTGGAACGGGACCCTGTTCCACGACAACACGGCGATCATCGGCGCGACGAACGCGGCGTTCGCCGAGCTGGGTATGGAACCGATCACGCTGGAGCGGTACCGGGAGCTGTACTGCGTACCGGTGCCGAAGTTCTACGAGCGGCTGATAGGGCGGCTGCCCACGGACGAGGAGTGGGAGGTCATGGACGTGACCTTCCACCGGTACTACACCGAGCACCGGGTGGGCTGCGGGCTCACCGACGGGGTGCCCGGGCTGCTCGCCGAGTGGGCGTCGGCCGGTCGCAGCCAGTCGATCCTGAGCATGTACGGGCACGACGAGCTCGTCCCGTTGGTACGGGGGTTCGGGATCGAGGCCCATTTCATACGGGTGGACGGGCGGACCGGGCCGTCCGGGGGCAGCAAGGCCGAGCACATGGTCCGGCATGTGGGGGCGCTGGCGGGGGTGGAGCCCGCTCGTACGGTGGTGATCGGGGACGCGGCGGACGACGCGGTTGCGGCGCTGCACGTGGGGGCGCGGGCCGTGCTCTACACCGGCGGGTCGCACAGCCGGGCCAGCCTTGAGGGGGTTGGGGTGCCGGTGGTGGACAGCCTGGAAGAGGCTGTCGCGGAGGCCGAGCGGTTGGCGGCCTGA
- a CDS encoding response regulator — protein sequence MADSFGPMRDEDADDGVVGMGPDAGSPRKEPIRVLVVDDHALFRRGLEIVLAAEEDIQVVGEAGDGAEAVDKAADLLPDIVLMDVRMPKRGGIEACTSIKEVAPSAKIIMLTISDEEADLYDAIKAGATGYLLKEISTDEVATAIRAVADGQSQISPSMASKLLTEFKSMIQRTDERRLVPAPRLTERELEVLKLVATGMNNRDIAKELFISENTVKNHVRNILEKLQLHSRMEAVVYAMREKILEIR from the coding sequence ATGGCGGACAGCTTCGGACCGATGCGTGACGAAGATGCCGACGACGGCGTCGTCGGCATGGGCCCGGACGCGGGGTCCCCACGCAAGGAACCCATCAGGGTCCTTGTCGTGGATGACCATGCCCTCTTCCGTCGCGGCCTGGAGATCGTGCTCGCCGCCGAGGAGGACATCCAGGTCGTCGGCGAGGCGGGTGACGGCGCGGAGGCGGTCGACAAGGCCGCCGATCTGCTGCCGGACATCGTGCTGATGGACGTACGGATGCCAAAGCGCGGCGGTATCGAGGCGTGCACCTCCATCAAGGAGGTCGCACCCAGCGCGAAGATCATCATGCTGACGATCAGCGACGAGGAGGCAGACCTCTACGACGCGATCAAGGCGGGGGCCACCGGATATCTCCTCAAGGAGATCTCCACCGATGAAGTGGCCACGGCCATTCGCGCCGTCGCGGACGGGCAGTCGCAGATCAGTCCGTCGATGGCGTCGAAGCTGCTCACCGAGTTCAAGTCGATGATCCAGCGCACGGACGAGCGGCGGCTGGTGCCGGCGCCTCGGCTCACCGAGCGTGAGCTGGAGGTTCTCAAGCTCGTGGCGACCGGGATGAACAACCGGGATATCGCCAAGGAGTTGTTCATCTCCGAGAACACCGTGAAGAACCATGTGCGGAACATTCTGGAGAAGCTGCAGTTGCACTCCAGGATGGAGGCCGTGGTGTATGCGATGCGGGAGAAGATTCTCGAGATTCGTTAG
- the secA gene encoding preprotein translocase subunit SecA has translation MSVLSKIMRAGEGKILRKLHRIADQVNSIEEDFVDLSDAELRALTDEYKQRYADGESLDDLLPEAFATVREAAKRVLGQRHYDVQIMGGAALHLGHVAEMKTGEGKTLVGTLPTYLNALSGDGVHLITVNDYLAERDSEMMGRVHKFLGLSVGCILANMTPAQRREQYACDITYGTNNEFGFDYLRDNMAWSQDELVQRGHNFAVVDEVDSILVDEARTPLIISGPADQATKWYGDFAKLVTRLKKGEAGNTLKGIEETGDYEVDEKKRTVAIHEPGVAKVEDWLGIDNLYESVNTPLVGYLNNAIKAKELFKKDKDYVVIDGEVMIVDEHTGRILAGRRYNEGMHQAIEAKEGVDIKDENQTLATITLQNFFRLYDKLSGMTGTAMTEAAEFHQIYKLGVVPIPTNRPMVRKDQSDLIYRTEVAKFDAVVDDIAEKHEKGQPILVGTTSVEKSEYLSQQLSKRGIQHEVLNAKQHDREAPIIAQAGRKGAVTVATNMAGRGTDIKLGGNPDDLAEAELRQRGLDPEEHIEEWAAALPAALERAEKAVQAEFEEVKDLGGLYVLGTERHESRRIDNQLRGRSGRQGDPGESRFYLSLGDDLMRLFKAQMVERVMSMANVPDDVPIENKMVTRAIASAQSQVETQNFETRKNVLKYDEVLNRQREVIYGERRRVLEGEDLQEQIQHFMNDTIDAYIDAETAEGFAEEWDVDRLWGAFKQLYPVKVTVEELEEAAGDRAGLTAEFISESIKDDIYEQYASREEQLGSEIMRELERRVVLSVLDRKWREHLYEMDYLQEGIGLRAMAQKDPLVEYQREGFDMFTAMMDGIKEESVGYLFNLEVQVEQQVEEVPVEDAKPSLSKGDAVPAGSSRPEIRAKGLDTPQRPDRLHFSAPTVDGEGGIVEGDFANDDEPVRSESDGLTRAERRKQQKGGRRRKK, from the coding sequence GTGTCCGTCCTCTCGAAGATCATGCGTGCAGGCGAAGGAAAGATCCTGCGCAAGCTGCACCGCATCGCGGACCAGGTCAACTCCATCGAAGAGGACTTCGTTGACCTCTCCGACGCCGAGCTGCGAGCCCTGACCGATGAGTACAAGCAGCGGTACGCCGACGGTGAGAGCCTCGACGACCTGCTGCCCGAGGCGTTCGCGACCGTCCGCGAGGCCGCCAAGCGCGTCCTCGGCCAGCGTCACTACGACGTACAGATCATGGGCGGCGCCGCGCTCCACCTCGGCCATGTCGCCGAGATGAAGACCGGTGAGGGCAAGACCCTGGTCGGCACGCTGCCCACGTATCTGAACGCCCTCTCCGGAGACGGCGTTCACCTCATCACGGTCAACGACTACCTGGCCGAGCGGGACTCCGAGATGATGGGCCGTGTTCACAAGTTCCTGGGCCTGAGCGTCGGCTGCATCCTGGCCAACATGACGCCGGCCCAGCGCCGCGAGCAGTACGCGTGCGACATCACGTACGGCACGAACAACGAGTTCGGCTTCGACTACCTGCGCGACAACATGGCGTGGTCGCAGGACGAACTGGTGCAGCGCGGCCACAACTTCGCGGTGGTCGACGAGGTCGACTCGATCCTCGTCGACGAGGCCCGTACGCCGCTGATCATCTCCGGCCCCGCCGACCAGGCCACCAAGTGGTACGGCGACTTCGCGAAGCTCGTCACGCGCCTGAAGAAGGGCGAGGCGGGCAACACCCTCAAGGGCATCGAGGAGACCGGCGACTACGAGGTCGACGAGAAGAAGCGCACCGTCGCCATCCACGAGCCCGGCGTCGCCAAGGTCGAGGACTGGCTGGGCATCGACAACCTCTACGAGTCGGTGAACACGCCTCTGGTGGGCTACCTGAACAACGCCATCAAGGCCAAGGAGCTCTTCAAGAAGGACAAGGACTACGTCGTCATCGACGGCGAAGTCATGATCGTCGACGAGCACACCGGCCGTATCCTCGCCGGCCGCCGCTACAACGAGGGCATGCACCAGGCGATCGAGGCGAAGGAAGGGGTGGACATCAAGGACGAGAACCAGACGCTCGCCACGATCACCCTGCAGAACTTCTTCCGCCTCTACGACAAGCTCTCCGGCATGACCGGTACGGCGATGACCGAGGCCGCCGAGTTCCACCAGATCTACAAGCTCGGCGTCGTCCCGATCCCGACCAACCGGCCCATGGTCCGCAAGGACCAGTCGGACCTGATCTACCGCACCGAGGTCGCGAAGTTCGACGCGGTGGTCGACGACATCGCCGAGAAGCACGAGAAGGGCCAGCCGATCCTCGTCGGTACGACGTCGGTCGAGAAGTCCGAGTACCTCTCGCAGCAGCTCTCCAAGCGAGGCATCCAGCACGAGGTGCTGAACGCGAAGCAGCACGACCGCGAGGCCCCGATCATCGCCCAGGCGGGCCGCAAGGGAGCCGTCACCGTCGCCACGAACATGGCCGGCCGTGGCACGGACATCAAGCTCGGCGGCAACCCGGACGACCTCGCCGAGGCCGAGCTGCGCCAGCGCGGCCTCGACCCCGAGGAGCACATCGAGGAGTGGGCCGCCGCGCTGCCCGCCGCCCTGGAGCGGGCCGAGAAGGCCGTGCAGGCCGAGTTCGAAGAGGTCAAGGACCTCGGTGGGCTCTATGTGCTGGGTACCGAGCGGCACGAGTCCCGCCGTATCGACAACCAGCTGCGCGGCCGCTCCGGCCGTCAGGGCGACCCGGGCGAGTCCCGCTTCTACCTCTCCCTGGGCGACGACCTGATGCGCCTCTTCAAGGCCCAGATGGTCGAGCGCGTCATGTCGATGGCGAACGTCCCGGACGACGTGCCGATCGAGAACAAGATGGTCACCCGAGCCATCGCCTCCGCCCAGTCGCAGGTCGAGACGCAGAACTTCGAGACCCGGAAGAACGTCCTCAAGTACGACGAGGTCCTCAACCGGCAGCGCGAGGTCATCTACGGCGAGCGTCGTCGCGTCCTGGAGGGCGAGGACCTGCAGGAGCAGATCCAGCACTTCATGAACGACACGATCGACGCGTACATCGACGCGGAGACCGCCGAGGGCTTCGCCGAGGAGTGGGACGTCGACCGGCTGTGGGGCGCCTTCAAGCAGCTCTACCCGGTGAAGGTCACCGTCGAGGAGCTGGAGGAGGCGGCCGGCGACCGTGCCGGTCTGACCGCCGAGTTCATCTCCGAGTCCATCAAGGACGACATCTACGAGCAGTACGCGTCCCGCGAGGAGCAGCTCGGCTCCGAGATCATGCGTGAGCTGGAGCGCCGGGTCGTGCTGTCGGTCCTGGACCGCAAGTGGCGCGAGCACCTCTACGAGATGGACTATCTCCAGGAGGGCATCGGCCTGCGCGCGATGGCCCAGAAGGACCCGCTGGTCGAGTACCAGCGCGAGGGCTTCGACATGTTCACCGCCATGATGGACGGCATCAAGGAGGAGTCCGTCGGCTACCTGTTCAACCTGGAGGTCCAGGTCGAGCAGCAGGTCGAGGAGGTTCCGGTCGAGGACGCGAAGCCGTCGCTCTCCAAGGGTGACGCGGTTCCGGCGGGTTCCTCCCGTCCGGAGATCCGCGCCAAGGGGCTCGACACTCCGCAGCGGCCGGACCGGCTGCACTTCTCCGCGCCCACCGTGGACGGCGAGGGTGGCATCGTCGAGGGCGACTTCGCCAACGACGACGAGCCGGTGCGGTCGGAGTCGGACGGGCTTACGCGCGCGGAGCGGCGTAAGCAGCAGAAGGGTGGCCGGCGCCGCAAGAAGTGA
- a CDS encoding ComF family protein — MRGWWQDLTDLVLPAECGGCGRPRTVLCPECRAALTGAVPSRVRPEPEPPGLPVVHAAAPYEDEVRAVLLAHKERGALMLAGPLGAALAGAVRAGLATGGGSGAGAAGLVPGGPGVPVGAGGSRTPVSLVPVPSAPWAVRARGHDPARRIALAAAGELRRTGTPARVVAVLRQRRAVADQSGLNSRQRLDNLAGALEVPAGGARLLNGGGRVVIVDDLMTTGASLTEAARALSAVLVAGTGPYGRVTPKVTGEGMSQTTAAGVGRPEAVREMRGTNGAEGMLAAAVVAATPASFEINRN, encoded by the coding sequence ATGCGGGGGTGGTGGCAGGATCTCACCGACCTGGTGCTGCCGGCCGAGTGCGGAGGCTGTGGGAGACCTCGCACGGTGCTCTGCCCGGAGTGCCGTGCCGCCCTGACGGGGGCCGTACCGAGCCGGGTGCGACCGGAGCCGGAACCACCGGGGCTGCCGGTGGTGCACGCGGCGGCTCCGTACGAGGACGAGGTGCGCGCGGTGCTCCTCGCCCACAAGGAACGGGGTGCGCTGATGCTCGCGGGACCTCTGGGTGCGGCTCTGGCGGGGGCCGTACGGGCGGGGCTCGCGACCGGCGGCGGGAGCGGGGCTGGGGCTGCCGGGCTCGTGCCTGGTGGACCCGGTGTACCCGTCGGAGCGGGTGGCTCCAGGACTCCAGTGTCGCTCGTTCCCGTGCCGTCCGCGCCCTGGGCGGTCCGGGCGCGGGGGCACGACCCGGCACGGCGGATCGCGCTCGCCGCTGCGGGTGAACTGCGGCGTACGGGGACGCCTGCCCGGGTAGTCGCCGTACTGCGGCAGCGGCGTGCCGTGGCCGACCAGTCGGGGCTCAACTCCCGGCAGCGGCTGGACAATCTGGCCGGCGCCCTGGAGGTGCCCGCGGGAGGCGCGCGGCTGCTGAACGGCGGCGGACGAGTCGTGATCGTCGACGACCTGATGACCACGGGCGCGTCCCTGACGGAGGCGGCACGGGCTTTGAGTGCCGTTCTCGTGGCGGGAACCGGTCCTTACGGCCGAGTAACACCCAAAGTGACAGGGGAAGGGATGTCTCAAACGACGGCGGCAGGTGTAGGACGACCAGAAGCGGTCAGGGAAATGAGAGGTACGAACGGCGCCGAAGGCATGCTCGCAGCGGCTGTGGTCGCGGCGACTCCGGCATCTTTCGAAATAAACCGGAACTGA
- the hpf gene encoding ribosome hibernation-promoting factor, HPF/YfiA family: MDIVVKGRKTEVPERFRKHVAEKLKLEKIQKLDGKVISLDVEVSKEPNPRQADRSDRVEITLHSRGPVIRAEAAASDPYAALDLAADKLEARLRKQHDKRYTRRGARRISAAEVADHVPGAATLNGNGSVVHEEEPEAVPTKKIGSLEVKGDGPLVVREKTHVASPMTLDQALYEMELVGHDFYLFVDSETKEPSVVYRRHAYDYGVIHLSTDPMVAKAQQAPAGGALGG, encoded by the coding sequence GTGGACATCGTCGTCAAGGGCCGCAAGACCGAGGTGCCCGAGCGGTTCCGCAAGCACGTGGCCGAGAAGCTGAAGCTGGAGAAGATCCAGAAGCTCGACGGCAAGGTGATCAGCCTCGACGTCGAGGTGTCCAAGGAGCCCAACCCCCGACAGGCCGACCGCTCCGACCGAGTGGAGATCACGCTTCACTCCCGCGGTCCGGTGATCCGGGCGGAGGCAGCGGCAAGCGATCCGTACGCGGCGCTGGACCTGGCGGCAGACAAGCTGGAAGCGCGGCTGCGCAAGCAGCACGACAAGCGGTACACGCGCCGTGGAGCCCGCAGGATCTCGGCAGCCGAGGTCGCCGACCACGTCCCGGGCGCGGCGACGCTCAACGGGAACGGCAGTGTGGTTCACGAGGAAGAGCCCGAGGCGGTGCCGACCAAGAAGATCGGTTCGCTCGAGGTGAAGGGTGACGGCCCCCTCGTCGTCCGCGAGAAGACCCACGTCGCGTCCCCGATGACGCTCGACCAGGCGCTCTACGAGATGGAGCTGGTCGGGCACGACTTCTATCTGTTCGTCGACTCCGAGACCAAGGAACCGAGTGTCGTCTACCGGCGGCACGCGTACGACTACGGCGTCATCCACCTCAGCACGGACCCGATGGTCGCCAAGGCGCAGCAGGCCCCGGCAGGCGGGGCGCTGGGCGGCTGA